AGGGCGAAAAGAAGATTCTGGTGCGCGTCCAGGTGTTCCGGCTCGAGGCGCAGCGTCTCCCGGTAGGCGTGCACCGCCTCCTCGCTCTGCCCGCTCGCCATGAGAATGTTCGCGAGGTTATACCAGAGGCGGGCGACGTCGGGCTGCACCTTTATCGCCTCCTTGAGCCGCTCCCCCGCCTCCCCCGGCCTGCCGAGGCTCTTCAGGAGCATCGCCAGGTTCACCTGGGCGTCCTGGTACCAGGGGTGCAGGCCTGCCGCCTCGCGGTAGTGGATCAAGGCCTCTTCGAGAAGCCCCTGCTGCTGCAGCACAACGCCTAAGCCGTTGTGAGCCTTGTGGGACTCCGGCGCGAGGCGCAGCGCCTTGCGGAAATGCTCCTCGGCGATGGTGAACTTCCCGATCCCCGCCTTGATGGCGGCGAGGGTGTAGTGTGCGTCCGCGCAACCGGGATCCTTCTGCAGCGCATCCTTCAGGTAGCGCACTGCCTCCTCAGGCATCCCCTTCTTCAGCAAAAGCTCGGCGAATTTTACCGCCGCCTGACCCTGTCCTGCCTCGGTAATCATGCTAACTCCCGTACATCGTGAAGGCGCGCAGCCGGTCCAGGCGCGCGCCGAGCAGTGTCGATCTTCCCTGCCAATCCTTGAGCTGCGCGACCGCGCACGACACGTTCGAGAGGCCGTTCCCGATAAAGGCGTCGCAGCGCAGCGCCAGGAGGACGTCCACCAGGACCTCCTTCCCGAGGCGATAGCGGCTCGTTCCGTGCTGGTAGTGCACCCCCTGGCCGTTCGCCGTCCTCACCGCGTCGCCGTGGATGATTCTCTCCCCGTATCTCCCCGAAAAGCGGGCCAATAGGGTGTCGTCGTCCGTAATGAGGAATAGGCGTGCCTCGGGGTGGGAGGCGAGGAAGCGGTCTATGTAGGGGGGGTAGAGCGCGTTCAGCCGCTCCAGATTGGGGTCTTCCCCACCCTTGTCCCCGCCGCGCGCGTGGACCGCCAGCAGGGTGAGCCCCGCCATGCGGCGCCGGTGGAAATCCTCCACCTCCGCGGCGATCTCCGGCCGCACCGTGAGGTAGCGCTGGAAGAGATCGCGGCACAGCGAGTCGGGATCGTTGCCGTAGAGCCGGTGGCCGGGGGGAATCCACGGCACCAGGTCGTTCACCGAGAAGTGGAAGTCGCTTACCACCACCTCCTCGCGCCGGCCGAGGGCGTGCAGCGCGGAGAGGCGCGAGCCCGCCCCGCTCCAGACGTTCACCCCTTCCTGAGCCAGGTTCCCCGCATGCCACTTTCCAGGAAAAAAGGAGCGGGCGCTGCGGGAGAGGTCGTGGAGCGACACCGGGGAGAGCGGTGCAAAAAAGGTTTCGAAGGCGTTTCCTGCCGGGACGTCGCTGAAAAGACTGTTGCCTCCCCAGTGCACGACGGGGGTCCGGCCGGTGATCTCCGCCAGGAGGAGGGCGCCGAGGAGGTGGCTCACGTCGGACCAGAACCCGTACCCCCACGCCTTGATGAGGAGAAAGCCGTTCTGCGCGGAGCGCCCCCCCTTGCAGCGCTCTGCCTCGCGCGCCTTCAGAAGGGCGATGGCGGTGCCGGTGCTGCCATCGCCGAGCTCGACCGCTTTCCCGTAGTGCCTTGCAGCGTACCCGTCTTCACCGAGCTCCCGTGCCACATCCCCGACGGCACGGTGCAGGGGGGCCGACTCCCCGTCCCGTTCCAGGAGGTGGCGGCACAGGAGATCTGCAGAGGTAATAAGGCCGCGCTGGAGAAGTGCCCGTGCGATGCGCAGCAAGGTGTCGGAGGCGATCGTGCAGCGGTTCGGGGGGGTGCGTTCCCCCCCGACCGCAGCGGCGCAACGGTCCAACTCCTCGGCAAGTTCCTCTTCCCTCACTGCGTTGAAAGTCTTTTCCAGCCACGGGAGCGCCCGCGATCCCGTGAGCGGGTCTTCGAGAGCCACCAGGAAGGAGCGCAGCGCCTCGTCGAGCAGGCCTTGCGCGAGATAACCCTCCCCGGCTGTTACAAGATCGCGGGGGGGGAGCGGCGCTGGGGTCGTCTGCATGACCTTCCCCCTCCCGCACCACTCTTCCCAGATCCCGCGGAATGCCTTCTCCACCTTTCGTGCGAAGGTGGGGGCGTCGAGGAGGGGGGAGGCCGCCATCATTTCCCGAAGCGAAGCGCGCAGCTCGCCGAGTTGCTCCAGGTTTCCACCGAGCGAGACCGCGGCGTCTCTGAATTCCTCCGCCGAACCTGCCACCAGAAAGGGGAGCCCGACCGCCGAAAGCAGCGTCGCCCCTACCCGCGAGCGATGCTCACCGCCGCAGAGCGAAACGACCGGCACCCCCATCCAGAGCGCTTCGCACGTCGTGGTGGTGCCGTTGTAGGGGTAGCTGTCGAGGGCGATGTCCACCGTGCGGTAGAGGGCGAGGTGCTCCGCGTAGGTGGGGGTGTTCCCCATGAGGATGAGGCGCGAAGAGGAGATCCCTTCGCAGGCAAAGAGCTCCACCAGCCTCCGCCTCGTCCCGGCGTCGGCGAGGGAATACCCTTTCACGACGATCCGGGAGGTGGGGATGGCGCGCAGCACCGTGCACCAGAGGGCGACCGTCTCCGGTGTGATCTTCGCCGGGTTGTTGAAGGAGCCGAAGGTAACGGTTCCTGTCTTCAGCGCCGGGAGGGGGCCGACCTCCGGGGCGTCGGGCACGGGCTCGAAGCAGGTGAAGGCGCCCGGCAGGCGCAGCAGCCTTTCGGTGTGCAGACGGTCCGTCAGACCGATGGGGTCGCAGATCTCGTCGGTGATGCGGTAGTCGATGGCGGAAAGCCCCGTCGTCTGGGGGTAGCCGATCCAGGTGACCTGCACCGGCGCGGGCTTGCGGCCGAAGAGGGGGAGCCGGTTCCCGGCTGTGTGCCCGGAGAGGTCGACCAGGATGTCGATGCCATCGTCGCGGATCAGCCGCTCCGTTTCGGTGTCGGAAAGGTGCGAGATGTCGCGCCAGTGCTCCGACAGGCGGGAGAGGTATTCGGTGTGCCGGTCGGGGGCGCAGACATTGGCGTAGCAGAAGAGCTGGAAGGCGCTGCGGTCGTGGTTTTTCAGCACAGGTTCGATGAAGCGTGCGACCGCGTGATCCCGGAAGTCGGCCGAGAGGTAGCCGAGGCGGATCTTGCGCTGCGGATCGGGGTCGTTGCTGTGCGGCTGGAAAGGTCGGGTGCAGGCGTCGCCGAAGGCGCGGTGCTCGGCAAGTATCGCCTCCCCGGGGATACCCGCCGGGTAGTTGAGGGCAAAAAGGAGTGAGCTGTGCGCCTTCAGAAACTGCGGGTTGATCCTCAACGCCTCGCGGTACAGCGGGAGGGCATCCTGGGCTCGCCCCTGCGCCTTCAGGGCGTTCGCCAGGCTGTTCAGCGCCTCGGGAAAGGCGGGGTTCAGCCGCAGCGCGCCCTCGGCGGCGGTGATCGCCTCGCTTGTCCTGCCGAAGCGCTCGTAGAGCACCGAGAGGTTGTTGTGCGCCTGGGCGTACCGCGGATCGAGGCGCAGTGCCTCAAGGAAAGCGGCTTCGGCCTCTTCGTTTCTCCCGAGGAGCGACAGGGTGAGCCCCAGGTTGTTGCGGATCCCCGGATTTGCCGGCGAGATCGCGGCGGCGGCCTGCAACTGGGGAAGGGCTTCCTGCACCTTGCCGAGGCGGGCGAGGGTGCAGCCGAGGTTGAAGCGTGCCTCCCCCCAGTCGCGCCGCAGCGAGACCGCCTGCATGAAGTGGGGGAGGGCGGATGCAGGGTCGCCCCCCCGGTCGAGCGCGCACCCCAGGTTGAAATGCGCCTCCGCAAAGAGGGGCTCCCGCTCCAGCGCCGCACGGTAGCGGTCGACGGCTTCTTGAAACTTCCCTTCCCTGAAGAAGGTGTTTCCTTCGGCGAAGAGTGTGGCTGCCGAAAGGGTCACGCGACCCTCGCAACGGCGCAGGCAGCTAGCAGCTCCTGGCTCTCCCGGTCCACCGGGTTGAACTCTAGAGCGTGCCGCAGCAGGATTGTGGCGTAATTCGTCGACCCTCCCTGCATAAGACCCCTTGCCAGGTCGCGCAGGTAATCGCCGCAGTCGTAGCGCATCCGGGAGAGCTTTTGCATGAGCTCCCGCCCCTCGCTCTCCCCCAGGATGAGCTGCGCCGCGGAGGAGAGAGCGAGCGCAGGGGGGTAGTCGGCATGGCTTGCCAGCAGGACTCGAACCCGTGCCAGGGCGTCGCGGGCGCGACCAAGGAAGAGCTCTGCCTTGGCGGCGTTGAAGGCGGCTTCTTTCAGATCTGGAGCGACGCTGAGCGCTTTCTGCGAGTGGCGCAGGGC
The DNA window shown above is from Geomonas sp. RF6 and carries:
- a CDS encoding tetratricopeptide repeat protein, with product MTLSAATLFAEGNTFFREGKFQEAVDRYRAALEREPLFAEAHFNLGCALDRGGDPASALPHFMQAVSLRRDWGEARFNLGCTLARLGKVQEALPQLQAAAAISPANPGIRNNLGLTLSLLGRNEEAEAAFLEALRLDPRYAQAHNNLSVLYERFGRTSEAITAAEGALRLNPAFPEALNSLANALKAQGRAQDALPLYREALRINPQFLKAHSSLLFALNYPAGIPGEAILAEHRAFGDACTRPFQPHSNDPDPQRKIRLGYLSADFRDHAVARFIEPVLKNHDRSAFQLFCYANVCAPDRHTEYLSRLSEHWRDISHLSDTETERLIRDDGIDILVDLSGHTAGNRLPLFGRKPAPVQVTWIGYPQTTGLSAIDYRITDEICDPIGLTDRLHTERLLRLPGAFTCFEPVPDAPEVGPLPALKTGTVTFGSFNNPAKITPETVALWCTVLRAIPTSRIVVKGYSLADAGTRRRLVELFACEGISSSRLILMGNTPTYAEHLALYRTVDIALDSYPYNGTTTTCEALWMGVPVVSLCGGEHRSRVGATLLSAVGLPFLVAGSAEEFRDAAVSLGGNLEQLGELRASLREMMAASPLLDAPTFARKVEKAFRGIWEEWCGRGKVMQTTPAPLPPRDLVTAGEGYLAQGLLDEALRSFLVALEDPLTGSRALPWLEKTFNAVREEELAEELDRCAAAVGGERTPPNRCTIASDTLLRIARALLQRGLITSADLLCRHLLERDGESAPLHRAVGDVARELGEDGYAARHYGKAVELGDGSTGTAIALLKAREAERCKGGRSAQNGFLLIKAWGYGFWSDVSHLLGALLLAEITGRTPVVHWGGNSLFSDVPAGNAFETFFAPLSPVSLHDLSRSARSFFPGKWHAGNLAQEGVNVWSGAGSRLSALHALGRREEVVVSDFHFSVNDLVPWIPPGHRLYGNDPDSLCRDLFQRYLTVRPEIAAEVEDFHRRRMAGLTLLAVHARGGDKGGEDPNLERLNALYPPYIDRFLASHPEARLFLITDDDTLLARFSGRYGERIIHGDAVRTANGQGVHYQHGTSRYRLGKEVLVDVLLALRCDAFIGNGLSNVSCAVAQLKDWQGRSTLLGARLDRLRAFTMYGS